From Falco cherrug isolate bFalChe1 chromosome 4, bFalChe1.pri, whole genome shotgun sequence, one genomic window encodes:
- the GALNT15 gene encoding polypeptide N-acetylgalactosaminyltransferase 15 isoform X2 has translation MALTKRLASGSLCAGSCLRCLQQEYDSSLPTASVIICFHDEAWSTLLRTVHSIMDTAPKASLKDIILVDDLSQQGPLKSALSEYISKLDGVKLIRSNKRLGVIRGRMLGAARATGDVLIFMDSHCECQKGWLEPLLARLSSNRNSVVSPVIDVIDWKTFQYYHSVGLHRGVFDWKLNFHWEPVPEHEEKVRQSPISPIRSPVVAGAVVAMDRHYFQNTGAYDSDMTIWGAENLELSIRTWLCGGTVEIIPCSRVGHVYRNHFPDAFSYEEAIVRNKIRIAETWLGSFKENFYKQDTVAFLISKAEKPDCSERLQLQKRLGCRNFQWFVSNVYPELSQPEDAPSFSGKLYNTGVGFCADYRPGRAIAEGSIELSPCSDSLTQHFEYNSMKEIRLGSAPLFCFDVRHGKVIPQNCTKETDNRQQHWDVQENGMIVHVLSGKCIEAAKSDDEKDLVLCACNENANQVWQFERSHVLRQR, from the exons GTGCCTACAGCAAGAATACGATTCCAGTCTGCCTACTGCTAGTGTCATCATCTGTTTCCATGACGAAGCCTGGTCTACTCTGCTGAGAACTGTGCACAGCATTATGGACACAGCCCCAAAGGCCTCCCTCAAGGATATCATCCTAGTTGATGATCTCAGCCAGCAAG GGCCCCTGAAGTCAGCTCTGAGTGAATACATCTCTAAGCTGGATGGTGTGAAACTCATACGGAGCAACAAGAGGCTTGGAGTCATCCGAGGTCGGATGTTAGGAGCTGCACGGGCAACTGGAGATGTGCTTATCTTCATGGATTCACACTGCGAGTGTCAGAAGGGCTGGTTGGAACCCCTCCTAGCCAGGCTGTCCAGCAACCG aaacagtgtcGTCTCCCCTGTCATAGATGTCATAGACTGGAAGACTTTTCAGTACTATCACTCTGTGGGCCTGCATCGAGGTGTTTTTGATTGGAAATTAAATTTCCATTGGGAACCAGTGCCAGAGCATGAAGAGAAGGTACGACAGTCTCCCATCAGCCCTATCAG GAGTCCTgtggtagctggtgcagtggtGGCCATGGATCGACATTACTTCCAAAACACTGGAGCTTATGATTCTGACATGACCATATGGGGAGCAGAAAATCTGGAACTATCTATAAGG ACCTGGCTCTGTGGTGGCACCGTAGAAATTATTCCATGCTCCCGAGTTGGGCATGTCTATCGAAATCACTTTCCCGATGCTTTCTCCTATGAAGAGGCCATTGTGAGGAACAAAATCCGAATAGCAGAGACCTGGCTGGGCTCTTTTAAAGAGAATTTCTACAAGCAGGACACAGTGGCTTTCTTAATCAGCAAG GCAGAGAAGCCAGACTGCAGTGAGCGCCTTCAGCTACAGAAGAGGCTGGGCTGCAGAAATTTCCAGTGGTTTGTATCAAATGTGTACCCTGAACTCTCCCAGCCTGAAGACGCACCAAGTTTCTCTGGCAAg CTTTACAATACTGGTGTTGGCTTCTGTGCAGATTACAGACCTGGCAGAGCCATTGCAGAAGGGTCTATCGAACTCTCCCCGTGCAGCGACAGTCTCACCCAG CACTTTGAATATAACAGCATGAAGGAAATCCGGCTTGGTTCTGCTCCACTGTTTTGCTTTGATGTCAGACACGGGAAGGTTATTCCTCAAAACTGTACAAAGGAGACGGACAACAGACAACAGCACTGGGATGTGCAGGAG AATGGAATGATTGTCCATGTCCTTTCTGGCAAATGCATAGAAGCAGCAAAGAGCGACGATGAGAAGGACTTGGTTTTGTGTGCATGTAACGAGAATGCAAATCAGGTCTGGCAATTTGAACGTTCCCATGTACTACGTCAGAGATGA